In Leishmania donovani BPK282A1 complete genome, chromosome 35, the following are encoded in one genomic region:
- a CDS encoding riboflavin kinase/fmn adenylyltransferase-like protein: MRPWFLRGRVIHGFGRGGTQLGYPTANLELSEAAIDFLKPYDNLVLWGWGCVEAAEPNTWEARAEDASPAPLGPFPFVMSIGNNPQFKNVDVSAEVHFLHKFDGDFYERVVRIITLERIRSQSAFTTLEELIKTIDGDVVFAEEHLKMPEWAPYGQHEMVNPSCVPAQLHGAAEVPSFGFLEL; encoded by the coding sequence ATGAGGCCGTGGTTTCTGCGCGGTAGGGTAATTCACGGCttcggccgtggcggcacgCAGCTCGGGTACCCCACAGCGAACTTGGAGCTCAGCGAGGCGGCCATCGACTTCCTGAAGCCTTACGATAACCTTGTGCTCTGGGGATGGGGCtgtgtggaggcggcggagccCAACACCTGGGAGGCGCGCGCTGAGGATgcgtctcctgcgccgctTGGACCTTTTCCGTTTGTGATGTCTATCGGCAACAACCCACAGTTCAAGAACGTAGACGTCAGTGCGGAGGTGCACTTCCTGCACAAGTTTGACGGTGACTTCTACGAGCGTGTCGTACGGATCATCACGCTCGAGCGGATCCGCTCGCAGTCCGCCTTCAcaacgctggaggagctcaTCAAGACAATCGACGGCGATGTGGTGTTTGCCGAGGAGCACTTGAAGATGCCTGAGTGGGCACCGTACGGGCAACATGAAATGGTGAACCCTTCCTgtgtgccggcgcagctgcacggcgcagcCGAGGTTCCATCCTTCGGCTTTCTTGAGCTTTAG